A window of Caldicellulosiruptoraceae bacterium PP1 contains these coding sequences:
- a CDS encoding ArsR/SmtB family transcription factor produces the protein MSEERCSCNIIHYDIVEKVQKNIPDDEMLFELSEFFKVFADSTRIKILEALLVSEMCVCDIASILNVSQSAVSHQLRILKSARLVKSRKEGKVVYYSLNDEHVKGILDLGFVHINEK, from the coding sequence TTGTCTGAAGAAAGATGTTCATGCAATATAATTCATTATGATATAGTTGAAAAAGTGCAAAAAAATATCCCTGATGATGAAATGTTATTTGAGCTTTCTGAATTTTTTAAGGTGTTTGCTGATTCTACAAGAATTAAGATATTAGAGGCATTGTTGGTATCTGAAATGTGTGTATGTGATATAGCTTCAATACTAAATGTAAGCCAATCAGCAGTATCACATCAATTAAGAATATTAAAAAGTGCAAGGCTTGTTAAATCACGCAAAGAAGGTAAAGTTGTTTATTATTCACTAAATGATGAACATGTAAAAGGAATATTAGATCTTGGTTTTGTTCATATAAATGAAAAATAA